The proteins below are encoded in one region of Diceros bicornis minor isolate mBicDic1 chromosome 14, mDicBic1.mat.cur, whole genome shotgun sequence:
- the LOC131414019 gene encoding olfactory receptor 2M3-like has translation MEWENQTFSPDFILMGIFSHTPTHSFLFSLVLGIFTVALLANTLMVLLIYLDTRLHTPMYFLLSQLSLMDLMLICTTVPKMACNYLSGRKSISVAGCEAQIFFYASLFGAECFLLAVMAYDRYVAICYPLQYPSLMNQKICGLLVASSWILGCLDGIVDVAATLSFSYCGSREIAQFFCDVSAVLSLSCTDRSTFETLVFVCCVLMLLFPLLLIIISYTRVIVAVLRMSSGEGRHKAFTTCTSHLLVVGMYYGAAMFIYMRPTSNRSPTQDKMVSSFYTILTPMLNPLIYSFRNKDAAKAFSKVLEKGKSRE, from the coding sequence ATGGAATGGGAGAATCAGACATTTAGCCCTGACTTCATCCTGATGGGAATCTTCAGTCACACTCCCACTCAcagcttcctcttctctctggtcCTGGGCATCTTCACAGTGGCACTCTTGGCAAACACTCTCATGGTTCTCCTCATCTACCTGGATACCCggctccacacccccatgtactttctCCTCAGTCAACTCTCCCTCATGGACCTCATGCTCATCTGCACCACTGTACCCAAAATGGCCTGCAACTACTTGTCTGGCAGGAAGTCCATTTCTGTAGCAGGATGTGAAGCACAGATCTTCTTCTACGCATCCCTCTTTGGTGCTGAATGCTTCCTATTGGCTgtcatggcctatgaccgctatgttgCCATTTGCTACCCTCTTCAGTACCCCAGTCTGATGAACCAGAAAATTTGTGGACTTCTGGTTGCCTCTTCGTGGATTCTTGGTTGCCTGGATGGGATTGTTGATGTAGCTGCTACTTTGTCCTTTTCCTATTGTGGCTCCCGAGAAATAGCCCAGTTCTTCTGTGATGTGTCTGCAGTCCTAAGTCTATCGTGCACTGATAGATCCACATTTGAAACACTTGTTTTTGTCTGTTGTGTATTAATGCTTCTGTTCCCTTTATTACTCATCATTATCTCCTACACTCGTGTAATTGTGGCTGTCCTTCGCATGAGTTCTGGGGAGGGTCGGCACAAGGCTTTCACGACCTGTACTTCACACCTTCTTGTTGTCGGGATGTATTATGGAGCAGCTATGTTCATATATATGCGGCCCACTTCTAACCGCTCCCCAACCCAAGACAAGATGGTATCATCCTTCTACACCATTCTCACTCCCATGCTGAATCCCCTTATCTACAGCTTCCGCAACAAAGACGCGGCCAAAGCATTCAGTAAGGTACTCGAGAAGGGGAAATCTAGAGAATAA